Genomic window (Streptosporangium brasiliense):
TCGTCTTGCCCGACCCGGGCACCATCAGATCTCCGCTCACCGGCCAGCACCGTTACCGCCTATTCGCAATAACGTGCCCATACGCGCTGACCAACACAGGCAGCCGTGCCCGATCGGTGGCCCACTACATCGCCGACCCCAATGAGGCGATGCTGCCGCTGCTGATGGAACACGTCACCGTCGCCCTCAATCCCCGCCAAGGTCTGATCGCCGGAGCCCGCCTGATCGACGTCCTGGCCGCCGAGGAAACCGCCGCCCCCTGCTGGCCCGCTTCGACGACTACCTGAACGCCCAGCCCTGGGCCCTCTACGACGTACGGCGTGCCTTCCGCGCCGACAAAGACGACACCCAGCGTCCGGCAGGCGTGGTCCGTGCTGTGACCCGCCTGGCCGAAGGCACCCGCCGCCAGATGTCGACCGTCCTGGACGCCCGCGCCGAGACGCTGCACCTGCCGGTCGAGCACGACGGCCTGCACCAGCGCATCTGGCTGCAGCACCGCGACCCGTTCTGCCCATGCGTCGAGCACGCCCTGGTCGCCGCCCCTGCGGCCGTCGCCAACAAGATCGGCCCTGGATTTGACCAAGCCTGGCAAGCCGCACGGACTGGCCCGCGGAAGCTGCCGCGCGCCGCCTGATCCGACCTCGGTCTTGCCCAGTACAGAACCCCCTGCTGTGTCCGCCGGCCCGCGCAGGCGGCGCCCCGCCCCCTTCCCGTGGTGCGGACTGATGTCCCCCGTTTCCCCTTGGTGATCGCCCCGGTCTCGGCCGGACGCATCGCCTTCTCGTCAGCGGGTACGGCTCATCGATCAACGACGGTGGCCTGCCTGACCAGCTCGCCTACCTGATCGACGCCATCGGCGCGGACAGCGTCCAGGAGTTGCTCCTCCAAGGGGCCACCGACCGTGCCTTCGTCGCTGCCTGACCGGCCCGAATGCTTACGCCGGGGCGGGCCGTTCGCGGATGGGGCTGAGCTGGGGCTTTGACAGAACTCAAACCGCCGTTCCCAATCGCGTGGAGATCATTCCCCGACTGCGTGCATAGTGCAATCATGTAGGGCTCCGGGCCCTCCGAAGCAGTGCCGCTCCGCCGACCTGATCGGCTGCAGCGTCATGGGTTTCCTTGTTACTCCACAGCGCGGCCGATGAGTTTGTGGCTCCCGGCCGGTCCAAGCTCGTGACACCCTAGGAAAGGACACCGCCATGTCGGAGCTTCTCGTCGACTTCATCACCTCCCTCGACGGCCACGCATCGGGAGAGGGATGGCCCGGGTTCTGGGGCCTCGAGGGCCCGGAGTACCTCGCATGGCTCGGCGAGCAGCCCGAGGCCACCTACCTGATGGGAGCGAACACCTACCGCCTGATGTCGGGCTTCGCCGCAGGCGAGGTCCCCAATGGTCAAGACGAGTTCAGGCCCGAAGAAGAGGCGTCCGTCGACGGGCTCACGCAAGCGTCCAAGGTGGTGTTCTCCTCCTCACTCAAGGAGCCACTGACGTGGGCCAATTCAACGCTCGTCCGCGACGACGCCGTCGAGGCGGTCCGCGCCATGAAGTCGAGCGGCTCAGGGCTCCTCAGCACGATCGGCAGCCTCAGCCTGTCCCGGTCCCTGCTACGAGCCGGACTCGTCGACCGCTTCCGGGTCGTGATGTTCCCGGTGATCACCGGGGCCACGGGCGAAGAACGCATCTACGACGGCTATCCGGACGTTGCCCTCGAGATGATCGAGCACCGCACCTTCGACGGCCGCATCCAGCTGGTCGAGTACAAGCCCCGCGTGCTCGAGCACCCGCCGCTCGGCGTCCCTGCGTGACGTCGCCCCGTCCGCCGGTCTGGACGGCACCATACCGGCGCCGGCGGGCGCGGAGCAAGACCGAATAGAGGGCGAACGGCCAACGTCAGGACGCCCGGTCCAGGTCGCGTCGGAGGAGTAGATCAGCCGAGCAAGCTCCCCCATCCGGGCGAACTGCGTTCCCCGAGGCACCAGTGCTGCGTTCCTTAAAGGCAGGTAGACGAACTTATGCCGGAGGATTCGGGGCTGCGGGGATGGCCGTCCCCAGATCCAGGGCTGGGCGTGAGCGTTGAGTTGGGCGGTGGCGAGAGCGACCGCGTAGGCGATCTCGGTGGCGTCGGCGAGGGTCTGCCCGGCGAACGCGGCCCGGCGCAGCAGTCGCCACCAGCCCTCGGCCAGGTTCAGCCAGCAGGCCCTGACCGGGATGAACACCTGGCGGATCCGCGGATGACGGGCCGGCCATCGGCGGACCCGCCAGCTGAAATGGCTGGACAGATTGTCGGGGATGACCACGATCGGGCCACGCCGGTTGGCGGTGGCGATCTGCTGAAGCAGCTGGATCCAGCCGTCGCTGTTGCGCGAGGGCGCGCAGAAGGTGAGTTCGGTGCCGTCGCGGATGCGCAGCGCGCCGTAGACCCAGGTCTTGTCGGTGCCGCGTGAATACTCCAGCCGGTCCTTGATCCGATGCCCGCCGGGTGACCAGGCGGGCGCGGGCGGGAAGGTGCGCGGGGTCACCGGTCCCAGCTCGTCGGCGCAGATCACCGTGGTGCCGGGCGGCGGGTGGGTGTAGAGGCCGATGATTTCGGCCCTTTTGGGGTGAACTGCGGATCGGTCGATTCGCTCCAGGAGCGGGTGTGCCGCCAGCGGACCTTCTCTTTGAGCAGGATCCGGCGGACCTGGCTACGGGCGATGACGATGCCCTGCGCGCGGGCGGCGGCGGTCAGGCTGTCCAGAGTCCACTGCGCGGGACCGCTCTCGTCGTCGGCGACCAGGTCGCCGGCCCCGTCGCGAACCGGTCGTCCGGGCGGGGCCGAGCGCGCCAGGGCGATGACATACCCGCGTTCGACCTCGGTGAGCCGAGGTTTACGGCCCGCCCCGGGCCGATCGCCGAGCCCGGCCAGGCCTTCGGCGTTGAAGCGCTCGATCCGCTCGCGCACGGTCTGCATGTGACAGCCCAGCCTGGCCGCGATGGCACTGGTGCGCAGCCCCTGCCAGCTGAAGGCGATCATCTGCGCCCGCGTGATCCAGTCGGCCGGGGCATGGCGGGCCCCGGCCGGTTTGCGGATCTGCCGCTCCTCGTCGGCGTCCGCCGGCGGACGCGCGTACAGCAGTTTCGGCATGACAATACCCCTGAGACCATCATCTCCCCAGGTCGGCAGGCAGGGATGTACGGCCGCATTCAGGAACGTCGCACTAGAGCCTGTACGGAGTTCGGGTCTCTATGCTGGCCGGGAGGCTTCGGATCCATAAGACGGCCCCGCGTAGATGCAAGCCGGCCAGATAGCTGTCGGGCGTCCTGTCGAACCGGAAGGCCGGCC
Coding sequences:
- a CDS encoding dihydrofolate reductase family protein — translated: MSELLVDFITSLDGHASGEGWPGFWGLEGPEYLAWLGEQPEATYLMGANTYRLMSGFAAGEVPNGQDEFRPEEEASVDGLTQASKVVFSSSLKEPLTWANSTLVRDDAVEAVRAMKSSGSGLLSTIGSLSLSRSLLRAGLVDRFRVVMFPVITGATGEERIYDGYPDVALEMIEHRTFDGRIQLVEYKPRVLEHPPLGVPA
- a CDS encoding helix-turn-helix domain-containing protein — protein: MPKLLYARPPADADEERQIRKPAGARHAPADWITRAQMIAFSWQGLRTSAIAARLGCHMQTVRERIERFNAEGLAGLGDRPGAGRKPRLTEVERGYVIALARSAPPGRPVRDGAGDLVADDESGPAQWTLDSLTAAARAQGIVIARSQVRRILLKEKVRWRHTRSWSESTDPQFTPKGPKSSASTPTRRPAPR